One genomic segment of Agelaius phoeniceus isolate bAgePho1 chromosome 32, bAgePho1.hap1, whole genome shotgun sequence includes these proteins:
- the LOC129133490 gene encoding LOW QUALITY PROTEIN: uncharacterized protein LOC129133490 (The sequence of the model RefSeq protein was modified relative to this genomic sequence to represent the inferred CDS: substituted 1 base at 1 genomic stop codon) — protein sequence MDEEVAARKRKMAGEPQADQELSMESREDKSPRQNLVEEAVLSGSTAQEPNGDGKPWRSLTRRGFKRRSQGSEEERPTLGLGGGRSLELGVDEQLQDGEKPHKCSECGKIFRWRSSLIRHMRIHTGERPYECGQCGKSFNTSSYLIVHQRMHSGERPYQCSHCRKSFMLSSHLIVHQRIHTGERPYECGQCGNSFSRSSHLISHQRTHTGERPYECDECKKRFQTSSLLLVHQRSHTEERPFRCPDCGRGFRVKSNLVKHRRIHTGERPYDCPQCGKSFSRSCQLIVHQRSHTGEKPYECGHCGKNFSESSTLIVHLRSHTGERPYECGQCGKSFSTSSSLIVHQRSHTGERPYECDQCKKRFQTTSSLLLHQHIHTDEKPFRCPDCGKGFKQNAALISHRRIHTGERPYKCAQCGKSFSQSSTLTRHQRSQIHTGEQPYECDKCRKRFQMSSCLVRHQRSHTDERPFCCPHCAKGFRNNSGLVTHLRIHSGERPYECPECGKSFTQSSTLTAHLRTHMGERPYECAECGKSFRTSSELTIHQRNHTRERPFECGNIYQRRSHLTQHMEVHTGLEQPFEFGGCGKSFMSKSQLICHQRSHTGERPYECDKCKKRFPISSFLLLHQHIHTDKRPFHCPDCRKGFKQNATLIQHRHIHTGERPXECSECGTSFSQSSTLTRHQQSQH from the exons ATGGACGAGGAGGTGGctgcgaggaagaggaagatggccggggagccccaggcag accaggagctgagcatggagagcagggaggacaaatccccacggCAGAACCTTGtggaagaggctgttttgagtggctccacagCACAGGAACCCAATGGGGACGGAAAGCCCTGGAGATCCCTCACAAGGCGGGGCTTCAAACGCAGATCACAGGgatctgaggaggaaagacccaccctgggCCTGGGAGGCGGCCGGAGCTTGGAGCTGGGGGTTGATGAGCAGCTTcaggatggggagaagccccacaagtgctcaGAATGTGGGAAAATCTTCAGGTGGAGATCCTCCCTGATCCGCCACATGAGAATCCACAccggggaacggccctacgagtgtgggcagtgtgggaagagcttcaacACCAGCTCCTACCTGATTGTTCATCAGAGAATGCACAGCGGAGAGAGGCCCTACCAGTGTTCCCACTGTAGGAAGAGCTTCATGCTGAGCTCTCACCTGATTgtgcaccagcgcatccacaccggagagaggccctatgagtgtgggcagtgtggAAATAgcttcagcaggagctcccaccTTATTTCCCACCAGAGGActcacactggggagaggccctatgagtgtgatGAATGcaagaagaggtttcagaccagctccctTCTCCTCGTGCACCAGCGCtcacacacagaggagaggccattccgctgccccgactgtgggaggGGCTTCAGGGTCAAGTCCAACCTCGTCAAGCACCgtcgcatccacactggggagaggccctacgactgtccccagtgtgggaagagcttctccaggagctgccaACTGATTGTCCACCAGAGGAGCCACACGGGGGAAAAACCATATGAGTGTGGGCACTGTGGGAAGAACTTCAGTGAGAGCTCAACCCTGATTGTCCACCTGAGGAgtcacactggggagaggccctacgagtgtgggcagtgcgggaagagcttcagcacAAGCTCCAGCCTGATTGTGCACCAGAGGAgccacaccggggagaggccctacgagtgtgatcaATGCAAGAAGAGATTTCAGACaacctcctctctcctcctgcaccagcacatTCACACTGATGAGAaacccttccgctgccctgactgtgggaagggcttcaagcagaaCGCTGCTCTCATCagccaccggcgcatccacactggggagaggccctacaaaTGTGcacagtgtgggaagagcttctcccagAGCTCTaccttgaccagacaccaacggagcca aatccacactggggaacagccctacgagtgtgataaatgtaggaagaggtttcagatgAGTTCCTGTCTCGTCAGGCATCAGCGGAGTCACAcagatgagaggcccttctgctgcccccATTGTGCAAAGGGCTTCAGGAACAACTCCGGCCTCGTCACCCACCTGCGCATCCACagcggggagaggccctatgagtgtcctgagtgtggaaagagcttcacccagagctccACCCTGACTGCCCACCTGAGGACTCACATGGGGGAACGACCCTACGAGTGTGcagagtgtgggaagagcttcaggacaAGCTCTGAACTCACCATCCACCAGAGAAACCACACCAGGGAACGGCCTTTTGAATGTGGGAACATCTACCAGAGGAGGAGCCACCTGACCCAGCACATGGAAGTCCACACTGGGCTGGAACAGCCCTTCGAGTTTGGGgggtgtgggaagagcttcatgTCAAAGTCCCAgctgatctgccaccagaggagccacaccggggagaggccctacgagtgtgataaatgcaagAAGAGGTTTCCAATCAGCTCCTTTCTCCTTCTACACCAGCACATTCACACAGAtaagaggcccttccactgccctgactgcaggaagggcttcaagcagaaCGCCACCCTCATCCAGCACCGGCacatccacaccggggagaggccctagGAGTGTTCTGAGTGTGGCACGAGCTTCTCCCAGAGCTCTaccttgaccagacaccaacagAGCCAGCACTAA